In bacterium, a single window of DNA contains:
- a CDS encoding TraR/DksA C4-type zinc finger protein, producing MNLDIQKYKNKLENELTRLEKEIQEISQKENGTTWEAIQTETGEDTADREDVAESIENYASNVSITSDLEKNIIDIKEALFKIQSNTYGLCEVCQTEIEEDRLDVLPEARTCKEHMK from the coding sequence ATGAACTTAGATATACAAAAATACAAAAACAAATTAGAAAATGAATTAACTAGACTGGAAAAAGAAATACAAGAAATATCCCAAAAAGAAAATGGAACAACATGGGAAGCTATTCAAACAGAAACAGGTGAGGATACTGCAGACAGGGAAGACGTTGCAGAATCTATTGAGAATTACGCATCAAATGTCTCCATCACTTCTGATTTAGAAAAGAATATTATTGATATAAAAGAAGCATTGTTTAAGATACAATCAAACACATATGGTCTGTGTGAAGTGTGCCAGACTGAAATAGAAGAAGATAGATTAGATGTTCTTCCTGAGGCTAGGACTTGCAAGGAACACATGAAATAG